The Neobacillus sp. PS3-34 genome has a window encoding:
- a CDS encoding ABC transporter permease — MKSNTGVLLGRLMRNIMRSPDTIITVAITPIMMMLLFVYVFGGAIETGTDNYVNYLLPGILLMAIASGVAYTSVRLFTDVKSGLMARFITMPIKRSSVLWAHVLTSLVSNALTIVMVILVALLMGFRSSADILDWFAVAGILGLFTLALTWLAVIPGLTAGSMEGATAYSYPLIFLPFISSAFVPTETMPKIVRAFAENQPVTSIVNAIRALLYDGSVGNGIWIALAWCVGIMIISYFFASKQFKRQLG; from the coding sequence ATGAAAAGCAATACAGGGGTATTACTTGGGCGTTTAATGCGCAACATCATGCGGAGCCCGGATACGATTATCACGGTGGCGATTACGCCAATTATGATGATGCTGCTGTTTGTCTACGTATTTGGCGGCGCCATAGAGACAGGCACGGACAATTACGTCAATTATTTATTGCCGGGAATCTTGCTGATGGCTATCGCATCAGGCGTTGCTTACACTTCCGTGCGGCTGTTTACGGATGTAAAGAGCGGGCTGATGGCGCGTTTCATTACTATGCCCATCAAGCGCTCGTCGGTATTGTGGGCTCACGTGTTGACCTCGCTTGTTTCCAATGCGCTAACTATCGTGATGGTTATCCTCGTCGCGCTCTTGATGGGCTTCCGTTCCAGCGCTGATATCCTGGATTGGTTCGCGGTAGCTGGGATACTCGGGCTGTTTACGCTGGCGCTGACATGGCTCGCGGTCATTCCCGGATTGACAGCGGGTTCTATGGAAGGGGCGACAGCCTACTCGTACCCGCTGATTTTCCTGCCGTTTATCAGTTCGGCTTTTGTCCCCACCGAAACCATGCCTAAAATTGTACGTGCGTTCGCTGAGAACCAGCCCGTGACTTCAATCGTGAATGCAATCCGTGCCCTCTTGTATGATGGGTCTGTTGGCAACGGTATCTGGATTGCGCTTGCCTGGTGCGTCGGCATCATGATCATCTCTTACTTCTTCGCCAGTAAACAATTTAAACGCCAGTTAGGGTAA
- a CDS encoding DUF1284 domain-containing protein: MYKLRGHHLFCLLGYRGMGYSEEYVENMTRLHQTLRDNPKTLIQLVKGPDQLCEKYPNSGKYHCQDDNIYERDAAILEKMGLEIGQILNWTDIEECIRKFVVPSDIQIVCETCSWRSFGVCEEGIQEIHGGKGLRKVN, translated from the coding sequence ATGTATAAGCTGCGAGGTCATCATCTTTTTTGCCTTCTGGGCTATCGGGGAATGGGCTATTCAGAAGAGTACGTGGAAAATATGACACGTTTGCATCAAACTTTAAGAGATAACCCCAAGACGTTAATTCAGCTTGTAAAGGGACCAGACCAGTTATGTGAAAAATACCCCAACTCAGGTAAATACCACTGCCAAGACGACAATATTTATGAAAGAGATGCCGCTATTTTAGAAAAAATGGGGCTTGAAATCGGACAAATTCTGAATTGGACGGACATTGAGGAGTGCATCCGAAAATTTGTCGTTCCCTCCGATATTCAAATTGTTTGTGAAACTTGTTCCTGGCGTTCATTTGGAGTTTGTGAGGAGGGTATTCAAGAGATTCATGGAGGGAAAGGCTTAAGGAAAGTTAACTAA